The following are encoded together in the Bacteroidales bacterium genome:
- a CDS encoding glycosyltransferase family 2 protein — translation MPKVSVCLLTYNRAKYLPSTLDTILAQSLRDFELIISDNCSTDNTLQVCLEYAKKDSRIRYRRNERNLGMTGNLNACIADASGEYIADLFDGDLYDPTLLEKWTRALDAYPQAAFVFNANCELDINGNKRKINREPLPECFLGHILLEGIFFKRWRFGSPVFGTVMARSSVYKDVGFFDQRFGFFSDVDMWMRLAERYYVAYINEPLISLPSKNIVPREFTLPFWEEQRTLERIFWEARLRHYHGRYLLLIVEIMRHVSFAIAARSWKLALIVRRRLINASIKLL, via the coding sequence CTCTTCGTGATTTTGAATTAATAATCAGCGATAACTGTTCCACTGATAATACGCTACAAGTTTGTCTTGAGTACGCGAAGAAGGATTCGAGGATCAGATACCGGCGTAATGAACGAAATTTAGGCATGACCGGCAATCTAAATGCATGTATTGCTGATGCATCAGGAGAATATATAGCAGATCTTTTCGATGGGGATTTATACGATCCAACCCTTTTAGAGAAGTGGACAAGAGCTTTAGACGCTTATCCACAGGCAGCATTTGTATTCAACGCAAACTGTGAACTTGACATTAATGGAAATAAAAGAAAAATCAATAGAGAGCCACTACCAGAATGTTTTCTTGGTCATATTCTCTTAGAAGGTATTTTTTTTAAACGCTGGCGGTTTGGTTCACCTGTATTTGGCACAGTGATGGCACGAAGCTCAGTTTATAAAGATGTAGGCTTTTTTGATCAACGATTCGGATTTTTTTCGGATGTTGATATGTGGATGCGTCTTGCTGAACGATACTATGTTGCCTATATTAATGAACCTCTTATTTCCCTGCCGAGCAAAAACATAGTGCCAAGAGAGTTTACTCTGCCCTTTTGGGAAGAACAACGTACTCTTGAGCGCATTTTCTGGGAGGCACGGTTACGCCATTATCATGGCCGTTATTTACTTTTAATAGTAGAAATTATGCGGCATGTAAGTTTTGCTATAGCTGCAAGGTCATGGAAATTGGCTTTGATAGTAAGACGTAGGTTGATAAATGCTAGTATAAAGCTGCTTTAA